A single Arachnia propionica DNA region contains:
- the metK gene encoding methionine adenosyltransferase — translation MSRLFTSESVTEGHPDKIADSISDAVLDALLAEDPASRVAVETLITTGLVVVAGEVSTTAWADVATLVRQRILEIGYNSSRVGFDGASCGVTVAIGSQSPDIAGGVNDSLEVRNHEDGDAASRQGAGDQGLMFGYACDETEQLMPLPIHLAHRLAARLTDVRKQGLLDYLCPDGKTQVTVRYEEGKPVGIETVVVSTQHDDGVSLPDVMTPEIIREVILPVLDEHGYDGAAARIFVNPSGKFVVGGPMGDAGVTGRKIIVDTYGGMARHGGGAFSGKDPSKVDRSASYATRWVAKNVVASGLAERCEVQVAYAIGRAHPVGFYLDTFGTGKVPNEQIVDAVNTTFDLRPASIIADLDLLRPIYRQFSTLGHFGRTEADATWERTDRAEALARAVKG, via the coding sequence TTGAGCCGTCTGTTCACGTCCGAGTCAGTAACCGAAGGGCATCCCGACAAGATCGCTGACTCCATCTCCGATGCTGTCCTGGATGCCCTCCTTGCGGAGGACCCGGCTTCCCGGGTGGCGGTCGAGACCCTGATCACGACCGGGCTGGTGGTGGTTGCCGGTGAGGTGTCCACCACCGCGTGGGCGGATGTCGCGACCCTGGTCCGGCAACGCATCCTGGAGATCGGCTACAACAGCTCCCGGGTCGGGTTCGACGGGGCTTCGTGTGGGGTGACGGTGGCCATCGGATCCCAGTCACCTGACATCGCCGGTGGTGTGAACGATTCCTTGGAGGTTCGCAACCACGAGGACGGGGACGCCGCCAGCCGCCAGGGGGCCGGTGACCAGGGCCTGATGTTCGGTTACGCCTGTGACGAAACCGAGCAGTTGATGCCTCTGCCCATCCACCTGGCCCACAGGCTCGCGGCCCGCCTGACCGATGTCCGCAAGCAGGGGCTGCTCGACTACCTGTGTCCCGACGGCAAGACCCAGGTCACGGTCCGCTACGAGGAAGGAAAACCCGTCGGCATCGAGACCGTCGTGGTTTCCACACAGCACGACGATGGCGTCTCCCTGCCTGACGTGATGACCCCGGAGATCATCCGCGAGGTCATCCTTCCCGTGCTGGACGAACATGGGTACGACGGGGCCGCTGCCCGGATCTTCGTGAACCCCTCGGGCAAATTCGTGGTCGGCGGCCCGATGGGTGACGCGGGCGTCACGGGGCGGAAGATCATCGTCGACACCTACGGGGGCATGGCGCGGCACGGCGGGGGTGCGTTCTCCGGCAAGGACCCATCCAAGGTGGACCGCTCCGCCTCCTACGCCACCCGATGGGTGGCCAAGAACGTGGTGGCCTCGGGGCTGGCCGAGCGCTGCGAGGTCCAGGTCGCCTACGCCATCGGCCGGGCTCATCCGGTCGGTTTCTACCTGGATACCTTCGGGACCGGGAAAGTACCCAACGAGCAGATCGTGGATGCGGTGAACACCACCTTCGACCTGCGGCCCGCCAGCATCATCGCCGACCTCGACCTGCTGCGCCCCATCTACCGGCAGTTCTCCACCCTCGGGCATTTCGGACGCACCGAGGCGGACGCCACGTGGGAGCGCACCGACCGCGCGGAGGCACTGGCGAGGGCGGTGAAGGGCTGA
- the carB gene encoding carbamoyl-phosphate synthase large subunit, with protein MPRRTDISSILVIGSGPIIIGQACEFDYSGTQACRVLKAEGFRVVLVNSNPATIMTDPDFADATYIEPITPEFVERVIAQERPDALLATLGGQTALNTAVALHEKGVLEKYGCELIGASFEAIQRGEDREQFKAIVESLTGIPGGAPEVARSRVCHSLEEVMAAAGELGYPVVVRPSFTMGGVGSGLAHDPEELRQIAGTGLAASPVTEVLIEESILGWKEYELEVMRDKADNVVIVCSIENFDPMGVHTGDSVTVAPAMTLTDREYQRMRDVGIAIIRAVGVDTGGCNIQFAINPDDGRMIVIEMNPRVSRSSALASKATGFPIAKIAAKVAVGYTLDEIPNDITRVTPASFEPALDYVVVKVPRFAFEKFPAADSTLTTHMKSVGEVMSIGRNFTEALGKAMRSTETGTGFWLDRADGNLETLLTELRRPHDGRVLKLMDALDAGATVEQLHEATRIDPWFLDQIALIQQVGAEVREADHLSPELLRHAKRHGLSDVQIGRLRGLDESVIRQLRWALDIRPVYKAVDTCAAEFEALTPYLYSTYEEESEVPARTKQAVLILGSGPNRIGQGIEFDYSCVHATMALRDAGYEAIMVNCNPETVSTDYDTSDRLYFEPLTAEDVLEVYHAETLAGPVAGVICQLGGQTPLKLAQTLKNAGVPIVGTSPEAINLAEDRGAFGRVLANAGLPAPKHGMAASAAEAKRVASEIGYPVLVRPSFVLGGRGMEIVYDAAALDRYIAGATEVSDGAPVLVDRFLDDAVEIDVDALYDGEELYLGGVMEHIEEAGIHSGDSACSLPPITLGDEMIERIRNSTRLIAEGVGVRGLLNIQYALQSDILYVLEANPRASRTVPFVSKATNTSLAKAAARIMLGASIRDLRGEGLLRPTGDGTDMRPGSPVAVKEAVMPFNRFRTASGTFVDTLLGPEMRSTGEVMGLDLSFGTAYAKTQSAGGFPVPSEGTVFVSIANRDKRHAIWPIKRLADLGFRILATSGTASVLRRNGVAVQEVRKLSQRVEGDNTPSIVDLIKNGGIDLIFNTPQGASADTNPRKDGYLIRAASILADVPCITTVPTMAAIVQSIESKRAGHLEVRSLQDWAARS; from the coding sequence ATGCCCCGTCGAACTGACATCTCGTCGATCCTCGTCATCGGCTCCGGCCCCATCATCATCGGCCAGGCCTGCGAGTTCGACTACTCCGGCACCCAGGCCTGCCGGGTCCTGAAGGCCGAGGGATTCCGGGTGGTCCTGGTCAACTCGAACCCGGCCACGATCATGACCGATCCCGACTTCGCGGACGCCACCTACATAGAACCGATCACCCCGGAGTTCGTGGAACGCGTCATCGCGCAGGAACGCCCCGACGCACTCCTGGCGACCCTGGGCGGCCAGACCGCGCTCAACACAGCCGTCGCGCTGCACGAGAAAGGTGTACTGGAGAAATACGGCTGCGAACTGATCGGCGCATCCTTCGAGGCGATCCAGCGCGGCGAGGACCGGGAACAGTTCAAGGCCATCGTCGAATCCCTGACCGGCATTCCCGGGGGCGCCCCCGAGGTTGCCCGGTCCCGGGTCTGTCACAGCCTGGAGGAGGTGATGGCCGCGGCCGGCGAGCTCGGCTATCCGGTGGTGGTGCGTCCCTCCTTCACCATGGGGGGAGTCGGCTCCGGGCTCGCCCACGACCCGGAGGAGCTGCGGCAGATCGCGGGAACCGGCCTGGCGGCCAGCCCCGTCACCGAGGTGTTGATCGAGGAGTCGATCCTCGGCTGGAAGGAATACGAACTGGAGGTCATGAGGGACAAGGCCGACAACGTCGTCATCGTCTGTTCCATCGAAAACTTCGATCCGATGGGTGTCCACACCGGTGACTCCGTGACGGTGGCCCCGGCCATGACCCTGACGGACCGCGAGTACCAGCGGATGCGTGACGTCGGAATCGCGATCATCCGCGCGGTCGGGGTGGACACGGGCGGCTGCAACATCCAGTTCGCCATAAACCCGGACGACGGTCGCATGATCGTGATCGAGATGAATCCCCGCGTCTCGCGGAGTTCTGCGCTCGCGTCCAAGGCCACCGGTTTCCCGATCGCGAAGATCGCCGCCAAGGTCGCGGTCGGATACACCCTCGACGAGATCCCCAACGACATCACCCGGGTCACCCCCGCATCCTTCGAACCCGCCCTCGACTACGTGGTGGTCAAGGTTCCCCGGTTCGCCTTCGAGAAATTCCCGGCGGCGGACTCCACCCTCACCACCCATATGAAATCGGTCGGGGAGGTGATGTCCATCGGCCGCAACTTCACCGAGGCCCTGGGCAAGGCCATGCGCTCCACCGAGACCGGCACCGGGTTCTGGCTCGACAGGGCTGATGGGAATCTGGAAACCTTGCTGACGGAACTGAGGCGCCCCCACGACGGGCGGGTGTTGAAACTGATGGACGCCCTCGACGCGGGCGCCACGGTGGAACAGCTCCACGAGGCCACCCGGATCGATCCCTGGTTCCTCGATCAGATCGCCCTGATCCAGCAGGTCGGCGCCGAGGTGCGAGAAGCCGACCATCTGTCCCCGGAGCTGCTGCGCCACGCGAAACGCCACGGCCTGTCGGATGTTCAGATCGGCCGGCTCAGGGGACTCGACGAGAGTGTCATCCGGCAGCTCAGGTGGGCCCTGGACATCCGCCCGGTCTACAAGGCCGTCGACACCTGCGCCGCCGAGTTCGAGGCCCTCACTCCCTACCTGTACTCCACCTACGAGGAGGAGTCGGAGGTGCCGGCGCGCACCAAACAGGCGGTCCTGATCCTGGGTTCCGGGCCGAACCGGATCGGCCAGGGAATCGAGTTCGACTATTCCTGCGTGCACGCGACCATGGCGCTTCGCGACGCCGGGTACGAGGCGATCATGGTCAACTGCAACCCCGAGACCGTCTCCACCGATTACGACACCTCGGACCGACTCTACTTCGAACCGCTCACGGCCGAGGATGTCCTGGAGGTCTACCACGCCGAGACCCTGGCCGGCCCTGTTGCGGGCGTCATCTGCCAGCTCGGCGGCCAGACCCCCCTGAAACTCGCGCAGACCTTGAAGAACGCCGGGGTGCCGATCGTCGGCACCTCACCGGAGGCCATCAACCTCGCCGAGGACCGGGGCGCGTTCGGGAGGGTGCTGGCGAACGCCGGGTTGCCCGCCCCGAAACACGGAATGGCCGCCTCGGCGGCGGAGGCCAAACGGGTCGCCTCGGAGATCGGCTATCCGGTGCTGGTGCGCCCCAGTTTCGTGCTGGGCGGGCGCGGCATGGAGATCGTCTACGACGCCGCCGCCCTGGACCGCTACATCGCCGGGGCCACGGAAGTCAGCGACGGCGCCCCCGTGTTGGTGGACCGGTTCCTCGACGACGCCGTCGAAATCGACGTGGACGCCTTGTACGACGGCGAGGAACTGTACCTGGGCGGGGTGATGGAACACATCGAGGAGGCCGGGATCCATTCCGGGGACTCCGCCTGCTCGCTGCCGCCGATCACGCTGGGCGACGAGATGATCGAACGCATCCGGAACTCCACACGCCTGATCGCCGAGGGAGTGGGGGTGCGAGGCCTGCTGAACATCCAGTACGCCCTCCAATCGGACATCCTCTACGTGCTGGAGGCGAACCCGCGGGCCTCCCGGACGGTTCCTTTCGTCTCCAAGGCCACCAACACCTCGCTGGCCAAGGCGGCCGCCCGGATCATGCTGGGGGCCTCGATCCGGGACCTCCGCGGCGAGGGCCTGCTGCGGCCCACCGGGGACGGCACCGACATGCGTCCCGGTTCCCCCGTGGCCGTCAAGGAGGCCGTGATGCCTTTCAACCGGTTCCGCACCGCATCAGGTACCTTCGTGGACACCCTTCTCGGCCCCGAGATGCGTTCCACGGGCGAGGTGATGGGTCTCGACCTCAGCTTCGGCACCGCCTATGCGAAAACCCAGAGCGCCGGCGGGTTCCCGGTTCCCAGCGAGGGAACCGTGTTCGTCTCCATCGCGAACCGGGACAAACGCCACGCCATCTGGCCCATCAAACGCCTGGCGGACCTGGGATTCCGGATCCTAGCGACCTCCGGGACCGCCTCGGTGCTGCGTCGCAACGGCGTCGCAGTGCAGGAGGTGAGGAAACTCAGCCAGCGCGTGGAGGGAGACAACACCCCCTCCATCGTCGACCTGATCAAGAACGGCGGGATCGATCTGATCTTCAACACCCCTCAGGGCGCCAGCGCCGACACGAACCCACGGAAGGACGGTTACCTGATACGCGCCGCCTCGATCCTGGCCGACGTCCCCTGCATCACCACGGTCCCGACGATGGCGGCGATCGTGCAGAGCATCGAATCGAAACGGGCCGGACACCTTGAGGTCCGTTCCCTCCAGGACTGGGCGGCCCGGTCATGA
- the efp gene encoding elongation factor P — translation MVSTNDLKNGMVLDLNGELWQVQWFQHHKPGKGNTVVRSKLKHVLSGKIIDKTFNSDTKVDTATIDRRDMQYLYLDGEDYVFMDNTTYDQVHISADVVGEARFYLLDNQSATVAMHEGIPLFIELPASVELEITYTEPGLQGDRSTGGTKPATLETGKEIQVPLFITTGEKIKVDTRDGSYISRVNG, via the coding sequence GTGGTATCCACCAATGATCTCAAGAACGGAATGGTGCTCGACCTGAACGGTGAGCTGTGGCAGGTGCAGTGGTTCCAGCACCACAAGCCGGGCAAGGGCAACACCGTCGTGCGATCGAAACTGAAGCACGTGCTCTCGGGCAAGATCATCGACAAGACCTTCAACTCCGACACGAAGGTGGACACCGCAACCATCGACCGCAGGGACATGCAGTACCTCTATCTCGACGGTGAGGACTACGTGTTCATGGACAACACCACCTACGACCAGGTCCACATCTCCGCCGACGTGGTGGGTGAGGCCCGTTTCTACCTGCTCGACAACCAGTCCGCGACCGTGGCCATGCACGAGGGCATTCCCCTTTTCATCGAACTGCCCGCCAGCGTGGAACTCGAGATCACCTACACCGAACCCGGCCTGCAGGGGGACCGGTCCACCGGAGGCACCAAACCCGCCACCCTGGAAACCGGCAAGGAGATCCAGGTTCCCCTGTTCATCACCACCGGCGAGAAGATCAAGGTCGACACCCGCGACGGGTCCTACATATCCCGGGTGAATGGCTGA
- the mihF gene encoding integration host factor, actinobacterial type, producing MAIPQLSTEQLESARAAATEARRARAQLKDQVKSGALTLPQALDRATGDEVLSRVKVVDLLRALPRVGVTRSQEIMESLDIAPNRRIRGLGRHQIDRLKELFS from the coding sequence ATGGCCATTCCGCAACTGAGCACCGAACAGCTCGAATCGGCACGTGCCGCTGCGACGGAGGCGAGGCGCGCCCGGGCACAGCTCAAGGATCAGGTCAAGTCTGGTGCCCTCACGCTTCCCCAGGCCCTTGACCGGGCGACGGGGGACGAGGTCCTTTCCCGTGTGAAGGTGGTGGATCTGTTGCGCGCCCTACCCCGCGTCGGGGTGACGCGGTCCCAGGAGATCATGGAAAGCCTCGACATCGCACCGAACCGCCGTATCCGCGGCCTGGGTCGACATCAGATCGACCGGTTGAAGGAACTCTTCTCCTAG
- a CDS encoding quinone-dependent dihydroorotate dehydrogenase, whose protein sequence is MTSLFTRAELAAYQKLLRPILFRWAGGDPEAIHEAMISWLGHVPATRSAQVANPVTVAGIEFPNRVGVAAGLDKDGVAAAAWARFGFGHAELGTVTGQAQPGNPRPRMFRARASRGVINRMGFNNRGADALADRLLKLGVQRGNRRLGIPLGVSIGKTKAIALVDAASDYLASLDALRDHADYFAVNVSSPNTPGLRSLQAAKELEQLLGCIVESASQGTDPIPVFVKLAPDLEPGQLTETVAVIRDCGAAGIIATNTTLSREGLAADDRHLAGEEGGLSGAPLTTRALAFVERVVSVTDLPVIGVGGIMSPRDGMRMFEAGAVLLQIYTGFIYAGPALVRGLNDLLRCA, encoded by the coding sequence ATGACGAGCCTGTTCACCCGGGCCGAGCTGGCCGCCTACCAGAAGCTGCTGCGCCCGATCCTGTTCCGCTGGGCCGGAGGCGATCCGGAGGCGATCCACGAGGCCATGATCTCCTGGCTCGGTCACGTGCCAGCCACCCGCTCCGCCCAGGTCGCCAATCCCGTCACCGTCGCGGGAATCGAGTTTCCGAACCGGGTCGGGGTGGCCGCTGGACTTGACAAGGATGGGGTGGCCGCCGCGGCCTGGGCACGATTCGGTTTCGGCCACGCGGAGCTGGGAACCGTGACGGGACAGGCGCAGCCCGGCAACCCTAGGCCGCGGATGTTCAGGGCCCGGGCCTCGCGGGGAGTCATCAACCGGATGGGATTCAACAACCGCGGCGCCGACGCCCTGGCCGACCGACTCCTGAAACTCGGGGTGCAGCGAGGCAACCGCAGGCTCGGCATCCCGCTCGGGGTCTCGATTGGCAAGACCAAGGCCATCGCGCTGGTGGACGCCGCCTCGGACTACCTGGCCTCCCTGGATGCGCTGCGGGACCACGCCGACTACTTCGCCGTGAACGTCTCCAGCCCGAACACCCCGGGGTTGCGTTCCCTCCAGGCCGCGAAGGAGCTGGAACAACTCCTGGGATGCATCGTCGAGTCGGCCTCGCAGGGAACCGATCCCATTCCGGTTTTCGTGAAGCTCGCCCCCGACCTGGAACCCGGCCAGCTGACCGAGACCGTCGCCGTGATCCGCGACTGCGGTGCGGCGGGAATCATCGCCACCAACACCACCCTGAGCAGGGAGGGCCTGGCCGCGGACGACAGGCACCTCGCCGGCGAGGAGGGGGGACTCAGCGGAGCTCCCCTGACCACCAGGGCCTTGGCGTTCGTCGAACGGGTGGTTTCCGTCACCGACCTTCCCGTGATCGGGGTCGGAGGCATCATGTCGCCGCGCGACGGGATGCGGATGTTCGAGGCCGGGGCCGTCCTGCTCCAGATCTACACGGGTTTCATCTACGCCGGCCCCGCCCTAGTGCGGGGCCTCAACGACCTCCTGAGGTGCGCATGA
- the carA gene encoding glutamine-hydrolyzing carbamoyl-phosphate synthase small subunit, translating into MNPLPALLVLEDGRSFFGRSFGAEGEAFGELVFSTGMSGYQETLTDPSYRGQVVLATAPHIGNTGWNDEDDESARIQVAGYVVRDPAPRPSNWRSRRSLDAELANQGIVGICDIDTRALTRHIRSLGAMRVGISTRELNPDRLRAKVLEQPVMAGADLCGEVSTPEARIVPAVGERRFTVAAVDLGIKGMTPAQMAGRGMEVHVLPASTSFEEIAALEPDGVFFSNGPGDPATADGPVTVLRQVLAAGIPYFGICFGNQLFGRALGFGTYKLKFGHRGINQPVLDRTTGKVEITSQNHGFAVDAPLDRVVDTEFGQASVSHTGLNDDVVEGLELRRDGKLVAFSVQYHPEAAAGPHDANHLFDRFADLMRSRDAR; encoded by the coding sequence ATGAATCCCCTTCCCGCGCTGCTGGTTCTAGAGGATGGGCGTTCATTTTTCGGGAGATCCTTCGGAGCGGAGGGGGAGGCCTTCGGGGAGCTGGTCTTCTCCACCGGGATGTCCGGCTACCAGGAAACCCTGACCGATCCCTCCTACCGGGGCCAGGTGGTGCTGGCCACCGCCCCGCACATCGGGAACACGGGCTGGAATGACGAGGACGACGAGTCGGCCCGGATCCAGGTGGCGGGTTACGTGGTGCGTGACCCGGCGCCCCGGCCGTCGAACTGGCGCAGCCGCAGGAGCCTCGACGCGGAACTCGCGAACCAAGGAATCGTCGGGATCTGCGACATCGACACCCGGGCCCTGACCCGCCACATCCGCTCCCTCGGGGCGATGCGGGTCGGGATCTCGACCCGCGAACTGAACCCGGACAGGCTGCGCGCCAAGGTGCTGGAGCAGCCCGTGATGGCGGGCGCCGACCTGTGCGGTGAAGTCTCCACACCCGAGGCCCGGATCGTTCCCGCGGTGGGGGAGCGGCGTTTCACGGTGGCGGCCGTGGACCTCGGCATCAAGGGCATGACCCCGGCGCAGATGGCGGGCCGCGGCATGGAGGTGCACGTCCTGCCCGCGTCGACGAGTTTCGAGGAGATCGCCGCGCTGGAACCCGACGGGGTTTTCTTCTCCAACGGCCCCGGCGACCCGGCCACCGCCGACGGCCCGGTGACCGTGCTGAGGCAGGTGCTCGCCGCGGGCATCCCGTACTTCGGGATCTGCTTCGGCAACCAGCTGTTCGGGCGCGCCCTCGGGTTCGGCACCTACAAGCTGAAGTTCGGACACCGGGGCATCAACCAGCCGGTGTTGGACCGCACCACCGGGAAAGTCGAGATCACCTCACAGAACCACGGGTTCGCCGTCGATGCCCCCCTGGACCGGGTGGTGGACACCGAGTTCGGGCAGGCCAGCGTCTCTCACACGGGCCTCAACGACGACGTCGTCGAGGGCCTCGAACTGCGCAGGGACGGGAAACTGGTGGCATTCTCCGTCCAGTACCACCCGGAGGCCGCGGCAGGGCCGCACGACGCCAACCACCTCTTCGACCGCTTCGCCGACCTCATGAGGAGCAGGGATGCGCGCTGA
- the pyrF gene encoding orotidine-5'-phosphate decarboxylase yields the protein MSYAGKLSETTTRRGNLCVGIDPMPSVLAAWGLTTDVKGLEACARGIVEELGERIAVFKPQSAFFEAFGSRGVAVLERVLADIREAGAVSLLDVKRGDIGSSMTGYATAYLGDGSPLAADAVTLSPYLGVGALLPAIDLAVAQGRGVYVLARTSNPEGTRIQHHTAQVVIDEITGLNPGRDHAIGLVVGATHSDPSCDLTGFNASILAPGIGAQGGTVEGLAETFGPALGHVLPTASREVIGGGRDELHARATRLLEKVSLIKM from the coding sequence ATGAGCTACGCGGGAAAACTCTCGGAGACAACCACGCGACGCGGGAATCTCTGCGTCGGCATCGACCCGATGCCATCGGTCCTGGCCGCCTGGGGGTTGACGACGGATGTGAAAGGGCTCGAGGCCTGCGCCCGGGGAATCGTGGAGGAGCTGGGGGAGCGGATCGCGGTCTTCAAACCGCAGTCGGCCTTCTTCGAGGCCTTCGGTTCCCGAGGGGTCGCGGTGCTGGAGCGGGTGTTGGCGGACATCCGCGAGGCGGGGGCCGTCAGCCTGCTGGACGTCAAACGCGGCGACATCGGCTCCTCCATGACCGGGTACGCGACCGCCTACCTGGGGGATGGGTCACCGCTGGCTGCTGACGCCGTCACACTCAGCCCCTACCTCGGGGTCGGGGCGTTGCTGCCCGCCATCGATCTGGCCGTCGCGCAGGGCAGGGGGGTTTACGTGCTGGCACGCACCTCCAACCCGGAGGGAACGAGGATCCAGCATCACACGGCCCAGGTCGTGATCGACGAGATCACCGGACTGAACCCGGGCCGGGACCACGCGATCGGGCTGGTGGTGGGTGCCACCCACAGCGACCCGAGCTGCGATCTCACCGGTTTCAACGCCTCGATACTGGCACCCGGCATCGGCGCTCAGGGTGGCACCGTCGAGGGTTTGGCGGAAACTTTCGGGCCGGCGCTGGGTCACGTGCTGCCGACCGCCAGCCGTGAGGTGATCGGCGGTGGCCGTGACGAGCTTCATGCCCGGGCCACGAGACTGCTGGAGAAGGTGTCGTTGATCAAAATGTGA
- the gmk gene encoding guanylate kinase, translating to MRSPRQPSVWIISGPSGVGKGTVCAKLRELRPGIHIPVSLTTRQPRPGEIDGISYHFVPEHRFREMAASGQLLEHAVVHGRYSYGTPRKDVADAIAAGRDVLLEIDIQGARQVKRNLPEAKLVFIAPPSWEELVKRLEGRGTEDASQVERRLTTARVELEAQEEADFVVVNDRIEDTAQALIVLMGL from the coding sequence GTGCGTTCACCCAGACAACCTTCGGTTTGGATCATCTCCGGTCCCAGTGGCGTCGGCAAGGGCACCGTGTGTGCAAAACTGCGCGAACTGCGCCCCGGCATCCACATCCCTGTTTCCCTGACCACCCGGCAGCCGCGGCCGGGTGAGATCGACGGAATCAGTTACCATTTCGTCCCCGAGCATCGGTTCCGGGAGATGGCGGCTTCCGGTCAGTTGCTGGAACACGCGGTAGTTCACGGCAGATACAGCTACGGCACGCCCCGCAAGGATGTCGCCGATGCGATCGCCGCGGGGAGGGATGTGCTCCTGGAGATCGACATTCAAGGTGCGCGCCAGGTGAAGCGAAACCTCCCGGAGGCGAAGCTCGTGTTCATCGCGCCGCCCTCGTGGGAGGAACTCGTCAAGCGTCTCGAGGGACGGGGCACCGAGGACGCCTCACAGGTGGAACGCAGGCTCACGACGGCCCGGGTGGAGCTGGAGGCCCAGGAAGAAGCGGACTTCGTGGTCGTGAATGACCGGATCGAGGACACCGCCCAGGCTTTGATAGTCTTGATGGGCTTGTGA
- the nusB gene encoding transcription antitermination factor NusB, with protein sequence MAETVRYGTQTKARRVALDVLYAAELRGRGIVETFIEARDLTAITVRELTTRIVHGVAEHQEEVDARISAALDKSWTLERMPAVDRNLARIAIFEMDHTDTPGPVVIAEAVRLAQELSTDGSPGFLNGLLSKALSIKETNS encoded by the coding sequence ATGGCTGAGACCGTCCGCTACGGCACCCAGACGAAGGCCCGGCGGGTCGCCCTCGACGTCCTGTACGCCGCCGAGCTGCGGGGCCGGGGTATCGTCGAGACCTTCATCGAGGCCAGGGACTTGACCGCGATCACCGTGCGCGAACTGACCACGAGGATCGTCCACGGTGTGGCCGAACACCAGGAGGAGGTCGATGCGCGCATCTCGGCCGCTCTCGACAAATCCTGGACCCTGGAACGCATGCCCGCCGTCGACCGCAACCTGGCGAGGATCGCGATCTTCGAGATGGATCACACCGACACCCCCGGGCCCGTCGTCATCGCCGAGGCGGTGAGGTTGGCGCAGGAACTGTCCACCGACGGTTCACCCGGTTTTCTCAATGGCCTGCTCAGCAAGGCCCTTTCAATCAAAGAAACAAACTCCTGA
- the rpoZ gene encoding DNA-directed RNA polymerase subunit omega, with amino-acid sequence MLSTNPEGITNPPIDDLLEKVDSKYRLVIFAAKRARQINAYYSQLGEGLLENVGPLVSVAPQEKPLSVALRELQDDLLQYTQIDPEAEAAERAAAEADPAFTFVDPFAELDANSPS; translated from the coding sequence ATCTTGAGCACCAATCCTGAAGGCATCACCAACCCCCCGATCGACGATCTGCTGGAGAAGGTGGATTCCAAGTACCGGCTGGTGATCTTTGCAGCCAAGCGGGCGCGGCAGATCAACGCCTACTACTCCCAGCTCGGTGAAGGGCTCCTGGAGAACGTCGGCCCGCTGGTCAGTGTCGCACCCCAGGAGAAACCGCTCTCCGTCGCCCTGCGTGAACTGCAGGACGACCTCCTCCAGTACACCCAGATCGACCCGGAGGCCGAGGCCGCCGAACGCGCCGCCGCCGAGGCCGACCCGGCGTTCACTTTCGTGGACCCGTTCGCCGAACTCGACGCCAACTCCCCCTCTTGA